A region of Nostoc sp. 'Peltigera membranacea cyanobiont' N6 DNA encodes the following proteins:
- a CDS encoding WD40 repeat domain-containing protein, whose translation MIAPLNSMNIFSNLSPEDTASWDSTLKIWDLVSGQELRILKGHNGQVLGVSVFSDGSKAVSVGSDRTLKIWDLHTGGAIASFTADSTLLTCTVAPDNTTIVVGDILGCVHFLRLENMDGGKEE comes from the coding sequence ATGATCGCCCCACTCAATTCCATGAACATTTTCAGCAACCTCTCACCAGAAGACACCGCTTCCTGGGATAGTACCCTAAAAATTTGGGATCTAGTCAGTGGTCAGGAACTTCGCATTTTAAAAGGTCATAACGGTCAAGTTCTTGGCGTTTCGGTTTTCTCTGATGGTTCAAAAGCGGTTTCTGTTGGAAGCGATCGCACCTTAAAAATCTGGGATTTGCATACGGGAGGTGCGATCGCTAGTTTCACTGCGGATAGTACCCTGCTCACTTGCACTGTTGCCCCAGATAATACAACTATAGTCGTAGGGGATATTTTGGGATGCGTGCATTTTCTGCGATTAGAGAATATGGATGGAGGTAAAGAAGAATGA
- a CDS encoding PQQ-binding-like beta-propeller repeat protein, which produces MEVKKNDFILRQQVPIYFCIILTAMSEFDNLSSENQEYVLNLPYHLAQASMADDLHELLTEFEFLEHKILISSPQPLIEDYNLALQPNIIVIENMKNDFKLLQSFFRLSSNILADYKTQLVEQLWGRMQNFETPKITELLKEAKQSKTAWLRPLKPSLTHPGGNLIRTLTGHTSFIWAVAAIPNSHQAISGSIDGIIKVWNLDTGEELFTFNAHSDAINSIAVTSDAKRAVSASSDKTLKVWDLETQKQILTLYGHQESVNAVAITPNNKWVISGSDDNTLKVWDLEKGEELFTLSSHTGNITSVNITSYGKLVVSGSYDRTIKVWDLQKRKAILTLKGHKQVVNTLTITADNKYLVSGDFAGVIKVWNLLNGRKALSIKAHSLSVQKVAVTPDGKQIISASYDNTLKVWDFKIGKEISSFNGHSDHVTALAITSDGKQVVSGAEDDTLKVWNLVAEEKNIYITSHAKAVSVLAISLDSKRVISGSHDNTVKVWNTQTGEELFHLQEHPNWVKSVTVTPNNKQIISGSYEGTIKVWDLATGAEIFTKAIHNLSVIALLPTPEGKRIISASIDKTIKVWELKTGKEVFSFVGHNYGVSAIVITPDAKCVISSSYDKTLKIWDLETGKELYTLIGHTDAIEALTITADGKRIISGSHDTTIKIWNLATGKQDFTLNGHSYRITTLAVTPDSKRVISGSYDTTIKVWNLETGKEEFTLTNHKSSINAIKVTPDGQRFISVADDNMLKLWDLTTGEEIASFAGESKLRCCAITPDGATIIAGEESGKVHFLQLEETNKLRC; this is translated from the coding sequence ATGGAGGTAAAGAAGAATGATTTTATTTTGAGACAGCAAGTACCAATTTACTTCTGCATTATATTAACTGCTATGAGTGAATTTGATAATCTTTCATCCGAAAATCAAGAATATGTTTTAAATCTGCCCTATCATTTGGCTCAGGCAAGTATGGCAGATGATTTGCATGAATTACTGACTGAGTTCGAGTTTCTAGAACATAAAATTTTAATTTCATCCCCACAACCACTTATTGAAGATTACAATTTAGCTTTACAGCCAAATATTATAGTTATTGAAAATATGAAAAATGACTTCAAATTACTCCAAAGTTTTTTTAGACTTTCATCTAATATTTTGGCTGATTATAAAACGCAGTTAGTAGAGCAACTGTGGGGACGAATGCAAAATTTTGAAACCCCAAAGATTACAGAACTTCTAAAAGAGGCAAAGCAAAGTAAAACAGCTTGGTTGCGTCCCTTAAAACCCAGCTTAACTCATCCTGGCGGAAACTTAATACGCACTCTCACGGGACATACTTCTTTTATTTGGGCTGTAGCCGCAATCCCAAATAGCCATCAAGCAATTTCTGGCTCTATAGACGGAATTATCAAGGTTTGGAATCTTGACACCGGAGAAGAACTTTTTACATTTAACGCTCATAGTGATGCGATAAATTCTATTGCTGTCACCTCAGATGCTAAACGAGCAGTATCTGCTTCTAGCGACAAAACTCTCAAAGTTTGGGACTTAGAAACTCAAAAGCAAATTTTGACGCTTTATGGACATCAGGAATCAGTCAACGCTGTAGCAATAACCCCAAATAATAAATGGGTAATTTCTGGTTCAGACGATAATACTTTGAAAGTTTGGGATTTAGAGAAAGGAGAAGAACTTTTTACCCTTAGCAGTCATACTGGAAATATTACTTCTGTCAATATAACTTCTTATGGTAAACTAGTAGTTTCTGGTTCTTATGACAGAACAATCAAAGTTTGGGATTTACAAAAGCGAAAAGCTATTTTGACCCTTAAAGGTCACAAGCAGGTAGTGAATACATTAACAATCACAGCAGATAATAAATACTTAGTTTCTGGTGATTTTGCTGGAGTTATCAAAGTATGGAATTTGTTAAATGGTAGAAAAGCTCTTTCCATCAAAGCTCACAGCTTGTCTGTTCAAAAAGTGGCAGTTACACCAGATGGTAAACAAATAATATCTGCTTCCTATGATAATACTCTCAAGGTTTGGGATTTTAAAATAGGTAAAGAAATTTCTTCTTTCAATGGTCATAGTGACCATGTAACAGCTTTAGCTATAACTTCGGATGGGAAACAAGTAGTTTCTGGAGCAGAAGACGATACGCTTAAGGTTTGGAACTTAGTAGCAGAAGAGAAGAATATTTATATAACAAGTCATGCAAAGGCAGTAAGTGTGTTAGCTATAAGCCTAGATAGTAAACGGGTAATTTCTGGTTCTCATGACAACACAGTAAAAGTTTGGAATACTCAGACAGGAGAGGAACTTTTTCATCTCCAAGAACATCCCAATTGGGTAAAGTCCGTAACAGTTACTCCCAACAATAAACAAATTATTTCTGGCTCTTACGAAGGTACAATCAAAGTCTGGGATTTGGCAACTGGGGCAGAAATTTTTACAAAAGCTATTCACAATTTATCAGTTATTGCATTACTTCCAACTCCAGAAGGTAAGCGAATAATTTCTGCTTCTATTGATAAAACTATTAAAGTTTGGGAGTTGAAGACAGGAAAAGAAGTTTTTTCATTTGTTGGCCATAATTATGGTGTCAGCGCTATAGTTATAACCCCCGATGCTAAATGTGTTATTTCTAGTTCCTACGATAAGACTCTTAAAATTTGGGACTTGGAAACAGGTAAGGAACTATATACTTTGATTGGTCATACAGATGCGATTGAAGCATTAACCATAACTGCTGATGGTAAACGAATTATTTCAGGTTCGCATGATACGACTATCAAAATCTGGAATCTAGCAACAGGAAAACAAGATTTTACACTTAATGGTCATAGTTACCGGATAACGACTCTAGCAGTAACCCCAGATAGCAAACGAGTTATTTCGGGTTCGTATGATACAACCATCAAAGTCTGGAATTTAGAAACGGGAAAAGAAGAATTTACTCTTACAAATCATAAGAGTTCAATAAATGCCATAAAAGTTACACCCGACGGTCAACGATTTATTTCTGTAGCCGATGACAATATGTTAAAGCTTTGGGATTTAACTACAGGAGAAGAAATTGCTAGCTTTGCAGGTGAAAGTAAGTTAAGATGCTGTGCTATTACACCAGATGGAGCGACAATTATTGCAGGAGAAGAATCTGGCAAAGTACATTTTTTACAATTAGAAGAAACTAATAAATTAAGATGCTAG